In a single window of the Streptomyces sp. CGMCC 4.7035 genome:
- a CDS encoding GMC family oxidoreductase N-terminal domain-containing protein, with product MSQEKSVQAQAQVQADEGDEGDEGYDYDVIVVGSGFGGSVTALRLTEKGYRVGVLEAGRRFTRDTLPKNSWDLKNYLWAPALGMYGIQRIHLLGNVMVLAGAGVGGGSLNYANTLYVPPKAFFDDPQWKDITDWQEELEPYYDQARRMLGVRLNPTLTPSDVHLKAAAQRMGVGDTFHMAPVGVFFGDGDDADGTARARPGEEVPDPYFGGAGPARRACTECGECMTGCRHGAKNTLNENYLHLAEKAGAIVHPMTTVVSVTDDSRGGYAVATLPTDAKRRGQGRTFKARRVVIAAGTYGTQTLLHRMKANRQLPYISDRLGELTRTNSEALVGAQTDNRRYRRAHGTAKADFTQGVAITSSIHPDENTHIEPVRYGKGSNAMGGLSILQVPYAEGSSRALAWLANAARHPWLMVRSLSNRRWSERTIIGLVMQSLDNSLTTYLKPKGAGKGLLTARQGHGAPNPKQIRAASEAASVLAAEINGFAGSNVGELMGTPLTAHFLGGCPIGTSRETGVIDPYHRLYGHPGISVVDGAAVSANLGVNPSLTITAQAERAMSYWPNKGEADPRPAQGAAYERLKPVEPRHPTVPAEAFGALRLPFLGMPTVRREQ from the coding sequence GTGTCACAGGAGAAGTCTGTCCAGGCCCAGGCCCAGGTCCAGGCCGACGAAGGCGACGAGGGCGACGAGGGCTACGACTACGACGTCATCGTGGTCGGCTCCGGATTCGGCGGCTCCGTCACCGCCTTGCGGCTGACCGAGAAGGGCTACCGCGTCGGCGTCCTGGAAGCCGGCCGCCGCTTCACCCGCGACACCCTGCCGAAGAACTCCTGGGACCTGAAGAACTACCTCTGGGCCCCCGCCCTGGGCATGTACGGCATCCAGCGCATCCACCTGCTGGGCAACGTGATGGTGCTCGCGGGCGCGGGAGTCGGCGGCGGCTCCCTCAACTACGCCAACACCCTCTACGTACCGCCGAAGGCTTTCTTCGACGATCCGCAGTGGAAGGACATCACCGACTGGCAGGAGGAGCTGGAGCCGTACTACGACCAGGCGCGGCGCATGCTGGGTGTGCGGCTCAACCCGACCCTGACGCCCTCGGACGTCCATCTCAAGGCGGCCGCTCAGCGGATGGGCGTGGGCGACACCTTCCACATGGCGCCGGTCGGCGTCTTCTTCGGCGACGGTGACGACGCCGACGGAACGGCCAGGGCCAGGCCCGGTGAAGAGGTCCCGGACCCGTACTTCGGCGGTGCCGGGCCCGCCCGGCGGGCGTGCACCGAGTGCGGCGAGTGCATGACCGGTTGCCGGCACGGCGCGAAGAACACCCTCAACGAGAACTACCTCCACCTCGCCGAGAAGGCGGGCGCGATCGTGCACCCCATGACGACGGTCGTGTCCGTCACGGACGACTCGCGGGGCGGGTACGCGGTCGCGACCCTGCCGACGGACGCGAAGCGCAGGGGACAGGGCCGGACCTTCAAGGCGCGGCGGGTCGTCATCGCGGCGGGCACGTACGGTACGCAGACGCTGCTGCATCGCATGAAAGCGAACCGTCAACTGCCGTACATCTCCGACCGTCTGGGCGAGCTGACCCGGACCAACTCCGAGGCGCTGGTGGGCGCGCAGACGGACAACCGCCGTTACCGCAGGGCGCACGGCACGGCGAAGGCCGACTTCACACAGGGCGTGGCGATCACGTCCTCGATCCACCCGGACGAGAACACGCACATCGAACCGGTCCGCTACGGCAAGGGCTCGAACGCGATGGGCGGTCTGTCGATCCTCCAGGTCCCGTACGCGGAGGGCTCCTCGCGCGCCCTGGCCTGGCTGGCGAACGCGGCGCGGCACCCGTGGCTGATGGTCCGTTCCCTCTCCAACCGCCGCTGGTCGGAGCGGACCATCATCGGCCTGGTGATGCAGTCGCTGGACAACTCACTGACGACGTACCTGAAGCCGAAGGGTGCGGGAAAGGGTCTGCTGACGGCCCGGCAGGGCCACGGCGCCCCCAACCCGAAGCAGATCAGGGCGGCTTCCGAGGCGGCGTCCGTGCTCGCGGCCGAGATCAACGGCTTCGCGGGCAGCAACGTCGGCGAACTGATGGGCACCCCGCTGACCGCGCACTTCCTCGGCGGCTGCCCGATCGGCACCTCGCGCGAGACGGGCGTGATCGACCCGTACCACCGGCTGTACGGCCACCCCGGCATCTCGGTGGTCGACGGCGCGGCGGTGTCCGCGAACCTCGGTGTCAACCCGTCTCTCACCATCACCGCGCAGGCCGAGCGCGCGATGTCGTACTGGCCCAACAAGGGTGAGGCGGACCCGCGTCCGGCGCAGGGGGCCGCCTACGAACGTCTCAAGCCGGTGGAGCCCCGCCATCCGACGGTGCCGGCGGAGGCGTTCGGGGCGCTGCGACTGCCGTTCCTGGGGATGCCGACGGTACGACGGGAACAGTAG
- a CDS encoding LPXTG cell wall anchor domain-containing protein — translation MKLRRVLAASAATAALAPLALLSAPTAFAEDPSSSPSSSVSATETAATQSPTSPAPETGITTTPAGTESTTPSSSASAPLAPVAKPSKSATTSATPSGSAEPTDEPSGDCTDQDSDYKSKLDAKLTGLPGKIAVGSGWHPFTLKVTNPTKSTLKDVIFYAGVGPADEDAENPFKPSQVQLQAKVDGAWVDVEDEGYSFGYLELSDIDAGRTVDYQLRLNVKADAPIGAGLTVGGGVYFDEEENCVGAGQAGYIVEIVKSGTDTGGTRPQEGGKVPLPTTKPNSANTQLVTGSLASTGSSSALPTIALVGGVAVIVGGGAVFAVRRRKTGGQAA, via the coding sequence ATGAAGCTCCGCCGTGTCCTGGCCGCTTCGGCGGCGACGGCCGCTCTGGCCCCGCTGGCACTGCTGTCCGCGCCGACCGCGTTCGCGGAGGACCCGTCGTCCTCTCCCTCCAGCTCCGTCTCCGCGACCGAGACCGCGGCGACACAGTCGCCGACCAGCCCCGCACCCGAGACCGGTATCACGACGACTCCCGCCGGCACCGAGTCCACGACGCCGTCCTCTTCGGCTTCGGCGCCCTTGGCCCCCGTGGCCAAGCCGTCGAAGTCGGCCACCACGTCGGCCACGCCGAGCGGCAGCGCCGAGCCGACCGATGAGCCCTCGGGCGACTGCACGGACCAGGATTCCGACTACAAGTCGAAGCTGGACGCCAAGCTGACCGGCCTGCCCGGCAAGATCGCGGTCGGCAGCGGCTGGCACCCGTTCACGCTCAAGGTCACGAACCCGACGAAGAGCACCCTCAAGGACGTCATCTTCTACGCCGGCGTCGGCCCGGCCGACGAGGACGCGGAGAACCCGTTCAAGCCCAGCCAGGTCCAGCTCCAGGCGAAGGTCGACGGCGCGTGGGTCGACGTCGAGGACGAGGGCTACTCCTTCGGCTACCTCGAACTCTCCGACATCGACGCCGGCAGGACGGTCGACTACCAGCTCCGTCTGAACGTGAAGGCCGACGCTCCGATCGGCGCCGGTCTGACCGTCGGCGGCGGCGTGTACTTCGACGAGGAGGAGAACTGCGTCGGCGCCGGCCAGGCCGGTTACATCGTCGAGATCGTCAAGTCCGGTACGGACACGGGCGGCACCAGGCCCCAGGAGGGCGGCAAGGTCCCGCTTCCCACCACCAAGCCGAACAGCGCCAACACCCAGCTGGTGACCGGCAGCCTCGCCTCCACCGGTTCCTCCTCAGCGCTCCCGACCATCGCCCTCGTCGGCGGTGTCGCCGTCATCGTCGGTGGCGGTGCGGTGTTCGCGGTGCGGCGCCGGAAGACGGGTGGCCAGGCCGCGTAA
- a CDS encoding chorismate mutase, whose translation MTATTTEQTAAEKTGARTPEAADVITGARERIDTLDDRIIGLIQERMAVSAVIQEARISSGGRRVNLSREMEVLGHYREALGKPGTALAMTLLELCRGRV comes from the coding sequence ATGACCGCCACCACCACCGAGCAGACGGCCGCAGAGAAGACCGGCGCCCGCACCCCCGAGGCCGCCGATGTGATCACCGGCGCCCGCGAACGCATCGACACCCTCGACGACCGCATCATCGGCCTCATCCAGGAGCGCATGGCGGTATCCGCCGTCATCCAGGAGGCCCGTATCTCCTCCGGCGGCCGCCGGGTGAACCTCTCCCGCGAGATGGAGGTCCTCGGTCACTACAGGGAGGCCCTCGGCAAGCCCGGTACGGCCCTCGCGATGACCTTGCTGGAGCTGTGCCGGGGCCGGGTCTGA
- the guaA gene encoding glutamine-hydrolyzing GMP synthase has translation MSSATTAAAAPDTVLVVDFGAQYAQLIARRVREARVYSEIVPSTMPVEEMLAKNPAAIILSGGPSSVYEEGAPTVDRSLFEAGVPVFGMCYGFQLMAQALGGTVDNTGAREYGRTDLHVSRPSSTLFEGTPDEQAVWMSHGDACSAAPEGFTVTASTDVVPVAAFENDEQKLYGVQYHPEVMHSTHGQQVLEHFLYRGAGLSPTWTTGNVIEEQVEAIRELVGDKRAICGLSGGVDSAVAAALVQKAIGSQLTCVYVDHGLMRKDETEQVEKDFVAATGVQLKVVDAEERFLKALAGVSDPEEKRKIIGREFIRVFEQAQAEIIADEGPAVEFLVQGTLYPDVVESGGGTGTANIKSHHNVGGLPEDLEFKLIEPLRKLFKDEVRMVGQELGLPEEIVQRQPFPGPGLGIRIVGEVTKERLDLLREADAIAREELTAAGLDRDIWQCPVVLLADVRSVGVQGDGRTYGHPIVLRPVSSEDAMTADWSRLPYDVLAKISTRITNEVSDVNRVVLDVTSKPPGTIEWE, from the coding sequence GTGTCATCAGCGACCACCGCTGCCGCCGCCCCCGACACCGTCCTGGTCGTCGACTTCGGCGCACAGTACGCCCAGCTCATCGCCCGCCGCGTCCGCGAGGCCCGGGTCTACAGCGAGATCGTGCCGAGCACCATGCCGGTCGAGGAGATGCTCGCCAAGAACCCGGCGGCGATCATCCTCTCCGGCGGCCCCTCGTCGGTCTACGAGGAGGGCGCCCCGACCGTCGACCGCTCCCTGTTCGAGGCCGGCGTCCCCGTCTTCGGCATGTGCTACGGCTTCCAGCTGATGGCCCAGGCCCTCGGCGGCACGGTGGACAACACCGGGGCGCGTGAGTACGGCCGTACGGACCTCCACGTCTCCAGGCCGTCCTCCACCCTCTTCGAGGGCACCCCGGACGAGCAGGCGGTCTGGATGTCCCACGGCGACGCCTGCTCCGCCGCCCCCGAGGGCTTCACCGTCACGGCGTCCACGGACGTCGTCCCGGTCGCCGCCTTCGAGAACGACGAGCAGAAGCTGTACGGCGTCCAGTACCACCCCGAGGTCATGCACTCCACGCACGGCCAGCAGGTGCTGGAGCACTTCCTCTACCGGGGCGCGGGCCTGTCCCCGACCTGGACCACGGGCAACGTGATCGAGGAGCAGGTCGAGGCGATCCGCGAGCTGGTCGGCGACAAGCGCGCCATCTGCGGCCTGTCCGGCGGTGTGGACTCCGCCGTGGCCGCCGCGCTGGTCCAGAAGGCCATCGGCTCCCAGCTGACCTGCGTGTACGTCGACCACGGTCTGATGCGCAAGGACGAGACCGAGCAGGTCGAGAAGGACTTCGTCGCGGCCACCGGCGTACAGCTGAAGGTCGTCGACGCGGAGGAGCGGTTCCTCAAGGCGCTCGCGGGGGTCTCCGACCCCGAGGAGAAGCGGAAGATCATCGGCCGCGAGTTCATCCGCGTCTTCGAGCAGGCCCAGGCGGAGATCATCGCGGACGAGGGTCCCGCGGTGGAGTTCCTCGTCCAGGGCACCCTCTACCCGGACGTGGTCGAGTCCGGTGGCGGTACCGGCACGGCCAACATCAAGTCCCACCACAACGTGGGCGGCCTCCCCGAGGACCTGGAGTTCAAGCTCATCGAGCCGCTCCGCAAGCTCTTCAAGGACGAGGTCCGCATGGTCGGCCAGGAGCTCGGCCTGCCGGAGGAGATCGTCCAGCGCCAGCCGTTCCCCGGCCCCGGCCTGGGTATCCGGATCGTCGGCGAGGTGACCAAGGAGCGGCTCGACCTGCTCCGCGAGGCCGACGCCATCGCCCGCGAGGAGCTGACGGCGGCCGGTCTCGACCGTGACATCTGGCAGTGTCCGGTGGTCCTGCTCGCGGACGTCCGCAGCGTCGGCGTCCAGGGCGACGGCCGGACGTACGGCCATCCGATCGTCCTGCGCCCGGTCTCGTCCGAGGACGCCATGACCGCCGACTGGTCGCGTCTGCCGTACGACGTGCTCGCGAAGATCTCCACCCGCATCACGAACGAGGTCAGCGACGTCAACCGCGTCGTCCTCGACGTGACCTCGAAGCCCCCGGGCACCATCGAGTGGGAGTAG
- a CDS encoding pyridoxamine 5'-phosphate oxidase family protein, which produces MASNWAAFTTAEPALAKTVEERFAAFSHHVVATLRKDGSPRTTGLEVRFLNGELWLGMMPGSLKALDLRRDPRFALQANPGPGTGMGGGDVRISGRAIEVEDAATKAAYVKEVEPPQPFHLFRTELTEVVRTYVEDDTYLVVEIWKPGEPVRTLKRT; this is translated from the coding sequence ATGGCATCGAACTGGGCAGCTTTCACCACCGCGGAACCGGCGCTCGCGAAGACCGTCGAGGAACGCTTCGCGGCCTTCTCTCATCACGTCGTCGCCACCCTCCGCAAGGACGGCTCGCCGCGCACCACCGGTCTAGAGGTGCGCTTCCTGAACGGCGAGTTGTGGCTCGGCATGATGCCGGGCTCGCTCAAGGCGCTCGACCTGCGCCGCGACCCGCGCTTCGCGCTACAGGCGAATCCGGGGCCGGGGACCGGGATGGGCGGCGGTGACGTGCGGATCAGCGGGCGGGCGATCGAGGTGGAGGACGCCGCGACGAAGGCCGCGTATGTGAAAGAGGTGGAACCGCCGCAGCCGTTCCACCTCTTCCGCACCGAGCTGACGGAGGTCGTACGGACCTACGTCGAGGACGACACGTATCTGGTCGTCGAGATCTGGAAGCCCGGAGAGCCGGTGCGGACTCTCAAGCGGACCTGA